The following proteins are encoded in a genomic region of Amphiura filiformis chromosome 18, Afil_fr2py, whole genome shotgun sequence:
- the LOC140140059 gene encoding uncharacterized protein: protein MKGVVIAYVVLFSAVIINSVWAWDSWDSSDSSWGGASPYISATTGCSGFLCPNNGWCISALWKCDGDNDCGDYSDEQSCPTVAPLQNEISLIGKPTSQSSTHASQGTSDHAVDGNTNGYYFSESCTHTAFNNVGNPWWAVDMQQDECVDKVVLYNRADCCEERLEGAIVRVGSNPEYGQNPECESRVSMDQNQVWFSWRAYRNRMQSEWTIH, encoded by the exons ATGAAGGGGGTTGTCATTGCGTACGTGGTCCTTTTTTCTGCCGTTATTATAAATTCAGTTTGGGCCTGGGACTCCTGGGACTCCTCAGACTCCTCCTGGG GGGGTGCAAGCCCATACATCTCGGCGACGACAGGATGTAGCGGATTTCTCTGTCCCAATAATGGATGGTGCATATCCGCGCTTTGGAAATGCGATGGTGATAATGATTGTGGAGACTACTCTGATGAGCAATCTTGTCCTACAG TTGCTCCACTCCAGAATGAAATTTCCCTGATCGGCAAACCTACCAGCCAAAGTTCTACACACGCTTCCCAGGGCACCTCTGACCACGCAGTGGATGGCAACACCAACGGATATTATTTCTCTGAGTCTTGCACACATACAG CATTTAATAATGTAGGCAACCCTTGGTGGGCCGTTGACATGCAGCAAGATGAATGTGTTGATAAAGTTGTCCTCTACAACAGAGCCGATTGCTGTG AAGAGCGACTTGAAGGGGCCATAGTACGAGTAGGATCCAACCCTGAATACGGACAGAACCCAGAATGTGAAAGCCGAGTATCAATGGATCAAAATCAGGTCTGGTTCTCTTGGCGAGCGTATCGAAATAGAATGCAATCTGAGTGGACAATACATTAG